In Propionicimonas paludicola, a single window of DNA contains:
- a CDS encoding DUF3040 domain-containing protein, with translation MALTEEERRRLAQLEADLAADDPKFANALRGSGHRWARRQTVLAALLFFLGLAALVGGMELHWLISVLGFVVMLGAAVLALRGFEQADAAAGTTDHRQSGDRSDERHHRPSGDGN, from the coding sequence ATGGCCCTCACTGAAGAGGAGCGGAGGCGACTCGCCCAGTTGGAGGCTGACCTGGCCGCCGACGATCCGAAATTCGCCAATGCGCTTCGGGGCAGCGGACATCGCTGGGCACGCCGCCAGACGGTGCTCGCCGCGCTGCTGTTCTTCCTCGGACTGGCCGCGCTGGTCGGCGGGATGGAACTGCACTGGCTGATCAGCGTCCTCGGGTTCGTGGTCATGCTGGGAGCTGCGGTGCTGGCACTGCGTGGTTTCGAGCAGGCCGACGCCGCTGCGGGGACCACCGATCACCGCCAGTCCGGCGATCGCAGCGATGAGCGTCATCATCGCCCTTCCGGCGACGGCAACTAA
- the dinB gene encoding DNA polymerase IV: MFEYIESIGRAGEGSWRALGPVRSPVRALLDPAPAPGSSARSAGTVFVGNRQGRLVVSDDDGATPPRAAPRLTMTADEQPTAPILHVDMDAFYAAVAQRDRPELAEVPMWVGGAERGVVLSANYRARAFGVRGGMSVVAARRLCPQGVGVPGDFGSYTEASSEVREILQTFSAKVQMASIDEAYLELPSGPRAVPPAEVGARIRAIIFDELKLTCSVGIGPNRLVAKMAANAAKPDGLREVDADEVIGFLHPLPVEALVGVGESAATKLHRLGVVTIGDLAQLSAVDLRRAFGPHAGLSLRALAWGQSWSAEFHQPGTRGVGCQITGYRDLASVDELHAVLLRVVTKVASRMRAADVLGRRITVGLRYADFTSGSASATLAMPTDVSQELYLAARQVCTRLRGGRLGVRRVGLRVTELSDRSRVAVQPRLDEPDHGWADLDRAGDRLIERFGRGKVQRAVLTRRDGVVGSEIPDRSLDWR; encoded by the coding sequence ATGTTCGAATACATCGAATCGATCGGCCGAGCTGGGGAAGGCTCGTGGCGGGCCCTCGGGCCCGTCCGATCTCCGGTGCGGGCGCTCCTCGACCCAGCGCCCGCGCCGGGGTCATCGGCCCGCTCAGCCGGGACAGTCTTCGTGGGGAACCGGCAGGGGCGACTCGTGGTGAGTGATGACGATGGGGCCACGCCGCCCCGGGCGGCGCCTCGGCTCACGATGACCGCCGACGAGCAACCGACAGCTCCGATTCTTCATGTGGACATGGACGCGTTCTATGCGGCCGTCGCGCAGCGCGATCGTCCCGAACTCGCCGAAGTGCCGATGTGGGTGGGTGGGGCCGAGCGGGGCGTGGTGCTCTCGGCCAACTACCGAGCCCGCGCCTTCGGGGTACGCGGTGGAATGTCGGTGGTGGCGGCTCGACGGCTGTGCCCGCAGGGCGTGGGCGTCCCTGGCGATTTCGGCAGCTACACCGAGGCCTCCTCGGAAGTACGAGAGATCCTTCAGACCTTTTCGGCCAAGGTGCAGATGGCCTCCATCGACGAGGCCTATCTCGAGCTGCCGAGTGGGCCGCGGGCCGTACCTCCGGCTGAGGTCGGCGCCCGGATCAGGGCGATCATCTTCGATGAGCTGAAACTCACCTGCTCGGTGGGAATCGGACCGAACCGCCTGGTCGCGAAGATGGCGGCCAACGCCGCCAAGCCGGACGGACTGCGCGAGGTGGACGCCGACGAGGTGATCGGCTTCCTGCATCCGCTGCCGGTGGAAGCGCTGGTTGGGGTAGGCGAGTCGGCCGCCACCAAGTTGCATCGCTTGGGCGTGGTCACCATCGGTGACTTGGCCCAACTCTCCGCGGTCGACCTACGCCGGGCCTTCGGGCCTCATGCCGGCCTGAGCCTGCGGGCGCTGGCCTGGGGGCAGAGCTGGTCGGCCGAGTTTCATCAGCCGGGGACCAGGGGAGTGGGCTGCCAGATCACCGGGTACCGGGATCTGGCCAGCGTGGACGAACTGCACGCCGTGCTGTTGCGGGTCGTCACCAAGGTGGCCTCTCGGATGCGTGCCGCCGATGTTCTCGGCCGTCGGATCACGGTCGGACTGCGCTACGCGGATTTCACCAGTGGCTCAGCCTCGGCCACGCTGGCGATGCCCACTGACGTGAGTCAGGAGCTCTATCTCGCCGCGCGCCAGGTCTGCACCCGGCTGCGCGGCGGACGCCTCGGTGTGCGCCGGGTCGGGCTGCGAGTCACTGAACTCAGCGACCGCTCCCGGGTGGCGGTCCAGCCACGCCTGGACGAGCCGGACCATGGCTGGGCTGACCTCGACCGGGCCGGCGACCGATTGATCGAGCGTTTCGGCCGTGGAAAGGTTCAGCGAGCAGTGCTTACCAGGCGCGATGGGGTCGTCGGTTCCGAAATACCTGATCGCAGCCTAGACTGGCGCTGA
- a CDS encoding transglutaminase family protein encodes MGRQLRVVHRTGYRYTGLVSASHNEARMTPRATREQFVQATRLDINPVAWTHTFTDYWGTSVTAFEVAEPHQRLDVVAVSTVEVGDRLAVGPGVEWAELAEDSFIDKHIEMLAISEHVDPGAELRRIATEAARDCARPAEAVAAIIGRIRERVAYVPGSTQVNTRAADVWEIQAGVCQDLVHLGLGALRSAGIPARYVSGYVMPSATPVVGEVRVGESHAWLQYWDGAWVGLDPTNDVAPGDFHVEVGVGRDYFDVPPLKGVYSGTESSDLFVEVEITVLG; translated from the coding sequence ATGGGTCGACAGCTGCGAGTGGTGCATCGCACGGGCTACCGCTACACCGGACTGGTCAGCGCCTCGCACAACGAGGCCCGGATGACTCCTCGGGCGACCCGGGAGCAGTTCGTCCAGGCCACCCGGCTGGACATCAACCCGGTCGCCTGGACGCACACCTTCACTGACTACTGGGGCACCTCGGTGACCGCCTTCGAAGTGGCCGAGCCGCATCAGCGCCTGGACGTCGTCGCGGTCAGCACCGTGGAAGTGGGCGACCGGCTGGCCGTCGGTCCCGGAGTCGAGTGGGCCGAGCTGGCCGAGGACTCGTTCATCGACAAGCACATCGAGATGCTGGCGATCAGCGAGCATGTCGATCCTGGAGCCGAGCTGCGCCGGATCGCCACCGAGGCGGCCCGAGACTGCGCGCGTCCGGCCGAGGCGGTGGCCGCGATCATCGGCCGGATCCGCGAGCGGGTCGCCTATGTGCCCGGCTCCACCCAGGTGAACACCCGAGCGGCCGATGTCTGGGAGATCCAGGCCGGCGTCTGTCAGGACCTGGTTCACCTCGGGCTGGGAGCCCTGCGCAGTGCCGGAATTCCGGCGCGCTATGTCTCGGGCTATGTGATGCCCTCCGCCACCCCGGTGGTCGGCGAGGTGCGGGTGGGGGAGTCGCACGCCTGGCTGCAGTACTGGGACGGCGCCTGGGTCGGCCTGGATCCGACCAACGACGTCGCTCCCGGCGACTTCCATGTGGAAGTCGGGGTGGGCCGTGACTACTTCGACGTCCCCCCGCTGAAGGGCGTCTACTCCGGCACCGAGTCCTCCGACCTGTTTGTCGAGGTGGAGATCACCGTCCTGGGCTGA